The following are encoded together in the Triticum dicoccoides isolate Atlit2015 ecotype Zavitan chromosome 6B, WEW_v2.0, whole genome shotgun sequence genome:
- the LOC119325917 gene encoding uncharacterized protein LOC119325917: protein MQAAIGAASWLVGKVLNKLSNELVATYVASSELGLNSEQIHTKLKYMQGLLHFAQERDVSINPGLQSLLEDLSKKADEIEDVLDELHYFMIQDQLDGTREAAPELGDGLRGHALHGIHAAKHTIGNSIPCFSCSQPGQLALPFRKKQCLCDPHTASRSAGSNDAVGKLKFDRVAMSNKIKSLIQSIHILCDPVSDLLNKIPNNSTTGTPKRPPTGSVVSQDKLYGRSVIFGQTVSALTNSTYLGETLSILPFVGPGGIGKTTFTQHLYNDKRIEGHFPVRVWVCVSTDFDVLNLTRQILRCIPAIEREEHKCTVETANLDQLQKSIAERLKSKRFYHLKFLDLSVWHGSKKLPKDISRLVNLRYFLSSKELHSNIPEVGKMKCLHELKNFSVKKEGVGFELKELGELRELGGKLTICNLETVASKGEASEAKLRNKRNLKELRLVWGTKHQTVDDDVLDGLQPDANLRVLHIINPGVGPCPGWLLGDISTKRLESLHLEGLSWCPLPAFEQLPHLNSLTLKNIAGMSVFGPGFSGVTERSFMHLKKLEFENMPKLEKWVGEPNSCLFSGLESIKVEGCPLLSLFPFLECSDLFTNLCTLHIDGCPKLSQFPPMPHTSTLTDIRVKNYGSKLLYDGKELSIKGYTRALAFHNMDKVEVMKITDVSHISFLDLQKLNSLRSIRFKKCSDMFCAELDYNVVLHSVQKIQMEELCITGKLFSKVLKCFPAVSQLDIRGCRDLELPLVDVGGLLGLRMLQSFTGYYCGNLFSRWPKEEIGEGAHTIKPFPTSLRELYISSESSMQSIGLLSNLTSLTSLSLSSCKELTIDGFNPLVTVNLKKLTVEASYETQENKSIAGDLLSEIARSNLMHAGSLQLEVFEVDSILAVLTIPICSHLAASLHTLQFSFDQWATTFTEEQEQALQLLTSLKHLKFQDCYNLQFLPQGLRGLSSLKTLQIFGCEKIQCLPTKEGLPASLEKL from the exons ATGCAGGCCGCCATCGGCGCGGCCAGctggctggttggcaaggtgctgaATAAGCTCTCTAATGAATTGGTGGCCACGTATGTGGCCAGCTCGGAGCTCGGCCTCAACTCCGAGCAGATCCATACCAAGTTAAAGTACATGCAAGGGTTGCTGCACTTTGCTCAAGAGAGAGATGTGAGCATCAACCCTGGCCTGCAGAGCTTGCTGGAGGATCTGAGCAAGAAGGCTGATGAGATTGAGGACGTGCTGGATGAGCTCCACTACTTCATGATACAAGACCAGTTGGATGGCACACGGGAGGCTGCCCCGGAGCTGGGTGATGGCCTCCGCGGTCATGCCCTCCATGGCATTCATGCTGCTAAGCATACCATTGGTAACTCGATCCCATGCTTTTCTTGCTCACAGCCAGGGCAACTTGCCCTTCCTTTTCGGAAAAAACAATGCCTTT GTGACCCACACACTGCGAGCAGGTCAGCTGGTAGCAATGATGCTGTTGGGAAGTTGAAATTCGATAGGGTGGCCATGTCCAACAAAATTAAGTCATTGATACAGAGCATACACATTCTATGTGATCCTGTCTCTGACTTGCTGAACAAAATCCCAAATAATAGCACAACTGGCACCCCCAAAAGGCCTCCCACAGGTTCAGTAGTTTCACAAGATAAATTGTATGGAAGAAGCGTCATCTTTGGGCAAACTGTAAGTGCGCTCACTAATAGCACATATCTTGGTGAAACCCTTTCTATTCTGCCTTTTGTTGGCCCAGGGGGTATAGGAAAGACAACCTTCACCCAACACTTGTATAATGATAAAAGGATTGAGGGGCACTTCCCAGTTAGGGTCTGGGTATGTGTCTCGACTGATTTTGATGTGCTCAACCTCACCCGGCAGATCCTTAGATGCATACCTGCAATTGAAAGAGAAGAACACAAATGTACTGTTGAGACTGCCAATTTAGACCAGCTTCAAAAATCCATTGCAGAGCGACTGAAGTCCAAAAG ATTTTACCACTTGAAATTTCTAGATCTCAGTGTCTGGCATGGTAGTAAAAAGTTGCCTAAAGACATTAGCCGCCTTGTGAATTTACGATATTTTCTTTCTTCCAAAGAACTCCATTCCAATATTCCTGAGGTTGGAAAGATGAAGTGTTTACATGAGCTAAAAAATTTCAGTGTTAAGAAAGAGGGTGTTGGATTTGAACTGAAAGAGCTGGGGGAGTTGAGAGAGCTCGGGGGTAAACTCACTATATGTAATCTTGAAACTGTGGCATCCAAGGGAGAAGCTAGTGAAGCCAAACTGAGGAACAAAAGAAATCTGAAAGAGTTGAGATTAGTATGGGGTACAAAGCACCAGACTGTAGATGAtgatgttcttgatggtcttcaacCAGATGCTAATCTTAGGGTGCTTCACATTATAAATCCTGGTGTTGGTCCTTGTCCTGGATGGTTGCTTGGTGATATTAGCACAAAAAGGTTGGAGTCTCTTCATCTGGAGGGTCTTTCTTGGTGTCCTCTTCCAGCTTTCGAGCAGCTACCACACCTCAATAgtctcactttgaaaaatattgctGGGATGAGTGTGTTCGGGCCTGGCTTTAGTGGTGTTACAGAAAGAAGCTTCATGCACCTGAAGAAACTTGAGTTCGAGAATATGCCAAAGCTTGAGAAGTGGGTCGGGGAACCTAATAGCTGTCTATTTTCAGGGCTTGAAAGCATCAAGGTTGAAGGTTGTCCCCTTCTCAGCTTGTTTCCCTTCTTGGAGTGCTCAGACCTATTTACCAACCTGTGTACTCTTCATATTGATGGATGCCCCAAGTTGTCTCAGTTCCCACCCATGCCTCACACCTCCACACTAACAGATATTCGTGTGAAAAATTATGGGTCAAAGCTATTATATGATGGTAAGGAATTGAGCATTAAAGGGTATACCAGGGCTTTGGCTTTCCATAATATGGATAAAGTAGAAGTTATGAAAATTACAGATGTGTCACACATTTCGTTTTTAGACCTCCAAAAACTGAATTCGTTGAGAAGTATACGTTTCAAGAAATGCAGTGACATGTTTTGTGCAGAACTAGACTACAATGTTGTCCTCCATTCAGTTCAGAAAATTCAAATGGAAGAATTATGTATTACTGGAAAATTGTTCTCAAAGGTTTTGAAGTGTTTCCCTGCCGTTTCCCAGCTTGACATCAGAGGGTGTAGGGACCTTGAACTTCCGCTTGTGGATGTTGGAGGACTCTTGGGCCTCAGGATGCTCCAATCATTTACAGGATACTATTGTGGGAATTTGTTCTCTCGGTGGCCCAAGGAAGAAATAGGTGAAGGAGCTCATACCATCAAGCCTTTCCCTACTTCCCTCAGGGAACTTTATATTTCCTCTGAGTCAAGCATGCAGTCAATTGGTCTGCTCTCAAATCTCACATCTCTCACCAGTCTAAGTCTGTCAAGTTGTAAAGAATTAACAATCGATGGGTTCAATCCTCTCGTCACAGTCAACCTCAAGAAACTGACCGTAGAGGCTAGCTATGAGACACAAGAGAACAAGTCTATAGCAGGGGATCTGCTGTCAGAGATTGCAAGGAGCAACTTAATGCATGCAGGTTCATTGCAGTTGGAAGTATTTGAGGTGGATAGCATATTGGCAGTGCTTACTATTCCTATCTGCAGCCACCTCGCTGCAAGCCTCCATACATTGCAGTTCAGTTTTGATCAATGGGCAACAACCTTCACAGAAGAGCAAGAGCAAGCGCTCCAACTCCTCACCTCCCTCAAACATCTCAAATTTCAAGATTGCTATAATCTACAGTTCCTCCCTCAAGGGTTACGTGGCCTTTCTTCTCTCAAGACACTACAGATCTTCGGTTGTGAGAAAATCCAATGCTTGCCGACCAAGGAGGGCCTCCCCGCTTCACTGGAAAAGCTGTAA